The DNA segment TTAACGGGTCCAATCGAACGTACAAAGTTGCCCATGAAAACCTACGCGAAGTACCCCGTGGTACATTAGGTTTGTTAAAGTATCCGAAACTTATAATGATCATGCCGTGACGGCGGATGCTAGCCAAAGTAATTTTGTTCATGAAACTGATCGCAATAGTCATAACTTAGCTATAATTCGTGACGCTGAGGATTAACTTTCTGATAGCGACACTATATCTGTTAATAGTAGCACTATGTCGGCTAGTTCACGTACCTTGAGCGCTAATAGCAATAGTTTAGAGAGTTTATCATCAGAATCACCAGATTCTATCAGCATTGTgactaataattgtaaatcaCGATGAAAgctagtagtaaaaaaatgggaaagatattaaaatgataaaaaagaaacgaaaaaaaagagaaaaaaagaATGAAGTACTATATCAAAAAATGTAGGAAAGAGTCATTGCAGGGAGTCCGGTCCAATGACTCGGCTATAGGGGTTGCATTCTGGTCTAGCCTTTTGGCTATAGAGATTGCAATCCGGTCTAGCATTCGCTACAGGGATATCTGGTCTAGCTAACACAGCTATAGAGATTTCCGGTCTAGCGGAATCTAGTCTCCGGTTTTAAAAACTGATAAGAGGGATTTATACAGTCTCCGGTTTTAAAAACTGATGAGAGGTATTTGTCCAGTCTCTGATTTTAAAAACTGATGAGAGGTATTTGTCCAGTCTCCGGTTTTAAAAACTGATGAGAGGTATTTGTCCAGTCTCCGGTTTTAAAACTGATGAGAGGGACTTAAGAGTTCTAGTACGCTGAAGGGGTTGCCGGGCCAGCTCATTATTGTAATCGTTCATTATTGAAACTGTTATTAGAAAAATGTGTCAGTATGAACGAACagttttttttgtctattCCCAGATGCCCAAAAGGCGCTCAAGGACGAGCGTATGTCAGTATGGCCGTgacggcgccactatcaatgttttgtaaaactgatggcgccactatcaatgttttgtaaaacaacgtGCAACGGGTGATTAGTCGAACGATCGTACGATGTGTCACTCGATCCCCACTACAGAACCAATATAAAGCAGCGCGCGCGCACAACTCAGGCAGTCGTTCATCGACCATTGCTCGGTGCATACGTTACGTAATTACCGAGTAGACCTTTGTAGTAGTAGAATTACCGAGTAGAATTTACCTATTGAAATCGTATTGAATTAAGAGACTGAAAttagaattggaataaatcaagtgattgggagaaaactttgtgtttgttatcttaACAATGTCGGGGCCTGACGCTACAAGTATATTTCTTAACTGCTTATCTTATTTTTCCCCCTGAATCCTTAAATCTACAACTCTCTTACAGCACAGTAATAAAAATCTGTGTTGTGCATGTAGCTTATTTTACCTCTGTGAGAAATTTTGTCGTAAAACGCATCACACCAAAGAAAAATTACACGTCGATGATCCTTCAGTTAAGTTGGTTAAAAATAGCGTAAACATCATTATCtaaatttataagtaagaaTAATTGATAAAAGAATTGAAGATTGAACCGGATCGACGTACTGGACATTTAGAAAGTCATGAATATGATAATTTACATTGAAATGTCAACTGTCATATTTAggatgaatttttaaaaaaaattgtggctgacgcacaaaccgtgcaggccaagaaGGGGAAAAAAAtgcgtaatttattaaaaaaataatattttatcgttAATGTATTACAAATTAGACAAAAtcttatcataaaaataatcaggTTTCCATCAGAAATCTGTTGTTTATTTGAGAATTAtagtgttaaatattatataagtgtaGAGTGgactataattaattttgattgaataatttaaaacttgaaatagaaaatataaagtgTTTTAGGTACACTACccatcttaatattataatatattacatatgaagcaattgaaataaataagttacacaggtattttaataaaagtgtgGTTGTAACTTATTACTGAGCCAAAGAAGATGTACTCTAAAACTATACTATGTCACGGATTCAACAGAATAAAACCTACATCTTTTAATCCTATGCATATTTCTTCTTATAGATACGCTAACAACAACTTTATTGTTCTTGGTATTGAGACATCATGTGACGATACTGGCACTGCAATAATTGATCAAAAGGGCAATTTATTTGCTGAAACCCTATTGTCACAAAATGTTATACATCTGCGGTATGGTGGTGTTAATCCATTAATTGCCAGAGATCTGCATCGTGATAATATAGAACGGGCAGTAAATGAAACAGTTTTTAAAGCAAAACTGCATTTCCAAGATATTGATGCCATTGCAGTAACCGTCAAGCCAGGTCTATTGTTTAGTTTGCAAATTGGTGTAAAATAtgctaaatatttatcaaaaatatatcacaaaCCTTTAATACCTATTCATCATATGGAAGCACATGCATTAGTAGCAAGGATGTATAACAATATAGATTTTCCTTTTCTTGCCTTGTTAATATCAGGTGGTCATTGTTTATTAACATGTGTAAGAGGTACAGATGATTTTCTTCTACTTGGGGATACTTTAGATAATGCTCCTGGTGAAGTACTTGATAAAGTAGCAAGAAGGATGAAACTAAGAAATATACCAGATTATTCTCAACTACCAGGTGGAAGGTCTGTGGAATTAGCAGCAGAGAATGCCAAAACTTtagaattatttgaatttcctTTACCACTGCATAAACAAAGAGActgtaattttagttttagtggGTTAAAAGATGCATTTTCtagacatttatataaaaaagagtctgaacataatattaaaggtGATGAAATTATTCCAGAAGTAAATGAATTATGTGCTTCATTTCAATATGCTATTGCAAAGCATATTGTCCACAGGGCAGAGAGAGCTTTAAAGTTTTGTATATCACGTAATTATATTCCTGAAAATAACGGTACTTTAGTAGTGTCTGGAGGAGTTGCATCCAatgatttcatttttaaatgtttgcaATGTATGGGGTATGCAATGAAGTGTAATGTATTTCGACCACCCCCCAAATTATGCACTGATAATGGAATTATGATTGCCTGGAATGGTATTGAGAAAATTAATAGTGGTTATTCTTTCACAGACATGGAATTAATAGACATTGATCCAATTGCACCTCTTGGTCTCAATGTTAAAGATGAAGTAAGATATGATGATATACATGTTAAGTCAaccagattaaaaaatatgtttataacaccataaatatttctttttaatattttctaacctatatgatatattatataattaataaaattttggagAAATAAGTAGTGACCAATAATAACTTTAGTTTGAACAGATTTATTCAACAGTACAGCATTACATTTGAAGCCATCATTAAATaagactaaaataatattattatgttataggGATTTCCATTCTATTTAGGTGCTGCATTTTGTAGATCTGAAAAATTAACTCCATATTAATCTTAAggtaaaaatttgttttaaacaatattagtCAAAAACAAGTCAGTCAGTGTAACAGTATGTTAGTCATCAGAActtacaatgttttattattgttcaCTAGATTAGGGTGgactaataaattttcttgCATGCAAGTAGAttagaataaattttcatataaggGCTTagaatttagtaaaaaaacaagGAACAAACACCATGCggtaaaatttacaaaagattTCTTTGGACACACAGGTTTTATACCTAGACAGCCTAACTTACTGTTGCTATTTTAATCTTTTTCatctgaaatatattaaaaagggTATTTTAGATAGCTTATATACTCTTATGTTaccttaaatttaataattgtttaagaaCATTTGGCCTAAAAACTAGCTTATAAGTTGATGGTGAAACATCACAACAAAATTGGCAAGCTTAGACACAAATTTCAGAAACTTGTGTCAAGCACAAGGCTGAACATGTACTTGTAGCTAAATAAaagcataatataaatacagaaacCCAAGAccaaaacctaaaaaggtggtTGCACCacagatttattttgttattttaaagttttgagaTTAAAGAATGAAATGATGAGTTTTACAAAATAGTTGTGTAAATCTAGATAAAGGTTTTTCTGAAAACGCATAATTAATGGCGATTATTCCTATTTTGTATTGGCGTAATACGTTTGAACAGTTTTCTTCTAATTGCGAACTTACGCGCAGGCTTTCCATTAGCCCAAGGTGTGATTCTAACATGGGACTCATCACGGCGCATGGCTTCGGTTTTGAGCTGCGGTTTTAAAGATCGTCTCAGTATATTAGCGGCAATGTTAGAGTAGTTTAtgtaactgaaaaaaaaaattttttttattacaatagtaaaattaacctatttataaattataccacTTACTTTAATCCAGCTTGCCTCCAGGCACTCattttaagttttctatttacgCAAGTAAAATGAAAACGTACAGTAGAAACTGATAATGTGACCTGAAAACTTGAATTTAGAATCCTCAGTGTGatgtaacaattttttcatAGATAAAGGTTATTTGAACACTATGCTAGtagataatttatgttttttacaaTGACAGTTAACAAACTACACTTCATTTTTGACAGCTACAAGTCTGTGCAAAAGACGTGAAACGTCGACGGCTGgtaaatctgatttattttgcgcaaataataaaaaagaggtaatcaattaattcaaatttgaaTCTAAGaatgtttgaatttattattttgggaTACATAATTTGAAAGGAATaaccaaatatttatttaaacaagcaGCGATTGGGTTTAATTCTCTCATGCTAACTTTCTTTAAAATCTACCAGTAGGTATCTTATAAAAAGAGTAGTATCTTGTTACTTTTCTGTGTGGTGTTTGGTTTTTCACTTCAAGAACAAATCATTCATAGCaaaccattattaataaataccaCTTATTTCAGATACTCATACAATGGAACCAACCAGTGAAAGGGACTTACTAATAAACCAACCACAAAAAGGAGTTGGAGTAAAATGTGATATTGTCAATGAATGTCAGATGTTTTTGAAAGCGGAAGAAGGCGGTGGTGATGCCCATTCAATTATGCATGACCCTGCTTCAGCAACTGATAAAagtatatagttattttacttAAGTTTATGAGTAATAGccttaaatattgttattaataatatatgttgtcACCATAATAATTCCAGTTTTAGTCATAATGAAGAATGAATATTTATCATCTAATTTAAATCATACAATCATTGTAATGTCACCGTTAAATTcttgtaaaaaaatgatatgaaGTTTTTGCTCTGAATCTTTATTGCTtacatactttaatatttcgtattttttgtattctaaTAATAGATATCCATTGCTGCTCTTAAATGCTCCTCTAAAAATCTTACATGTACCATGCCATCactatattttgttgttattttaacCCATCAAATGCAAGAAGTCAGATTTTTTTTGGACACttacaacttttaaaaataatgttttaaattttccaatcCTATCCTATATAATATGGcaagttatattaatataatataacagttTTTACAATTTCCTTTATGCATACTCAAGAttcaataatatgtattaacatAATAGTAGTCTTCTGTCATGTTCTTGCTTACTTgggaatattaaattaaattgactgTTCTAGTCTGTACGCAATGTTAGAAAAGATtgtattcatacaaaaatttgaaaataaaatatatatatataaagcctTTAATCAGGtctaaatatcaaaatttctacaatcattttttttataatatattaataaatcaaagtttatatatagaattCTGTGTCTCAtattacaacaaaatattatgtagCACCTATAactcatacatatatatatatatattgtgagCCAGTcttacataaaacattataagagGATTATGTAGGTATGTGTACTCTGTATGGCTTCTTCTCCACCTTGGATTTCAGTCAGTGTTGAGGAATCTGTTGTATGagtctattaaaaaatggtttttaaaaggAGAAATGgtagaaaaaaaagtaataagaatttttcaatgttttttataactttaatttatattgtgtttttaagagattttattgtttaaggtaaaaataattttgttcctGTTCCTCAGCAAGATGTAAAGGAGTTTTCATCTGAAGAAACATTAGCAGAATCAAACACAGATAATGAAGGtgatgttatttaataattgtacgAAGTACTTTCTTTTGGGttaataaaaatggaatttcCTATAAAACACTCTAGAATTAGCACTATTCAGTTTTTGTGATAGAAATTgctgtaattttttacaaatctgttattggttttatattcataatatttattaaaacagtagtatattataaaataaagtcctACTTCTATCTGTATTTTCACCAATATAATGAGgagtttagtaaaatatttatcaaagtcCACAGATCATGGGTGGCCACCAGTGCAGGGCCATGGCAGGTTAATAGTTAATGAATAATTCACTACAGCTCAATAGCTGTACTGAAGTATTGTGTCTCAAATGTCTATAAActgtctaaaatattatttgagatttaaaacaaataaacaattggTTTTAGTTAACAATAATTCATTGTACTGCAGGTACTAGTAGCAGACAGTCATTAAACGAAAGTGTCCAAGCGCAGCATGGTTCAATTAACACTGAGTCACCGGACTTTAAGGAAGAAGGTTTGCCAAATACAGTCACTGTATTGGATGCTCCAAATGGTGGTAAAGTGTATCTGGTTGGCACGGCTCATTTCAGTATACAGTCCCAGGAAGATGTTTCAAGGGTAAGGTGCTTCGTAACTGCTGAAAAGACATAAAAGACCAGCAATGCGCTTGGAAGATATCTTCAAGGCGGTGTCACTTAATATCAATTCACCTCGTACCCGTTTGTCCTCTGTCCTATAAAAAAGTAGTAGCTGTAGTCTTATGTCGGTAGGTCACCTAACaccttaatttaaagtaatttaatattgtaggTAATACAGGAAGTCTCACCACACATAGTGATGGTGGAGTTATGTGAGCAAAGGACCAGTATATTATTACTTGACGAGGAAGTTATTTTAAGGGAAgccaaaaacattaatattaagaagATTAGGTaagttcaattatttatatttttattaactatagtataatatttaattttgttattacacACTTTGCTTCAAAAGTAAGAAAAGCAATAACCAgcttaatacttttaaatcaatagaattttagtttagtgtataaatatgaaaataataagttgATTAATTCTAGGGCAACAATGGCTCAAAACGGAGTTTTTAATGggttaatgtatatattattgctGAATATGTCTGCCCACATCACCAGGGAGCTGGGCATGGCTCCCGGTGGAGAATTCCGAAGGGCTATGGCGGAGGTGagatattttaacattcacttcaatttcatttatacgGTAACGATTTAGAATTTCAAtacaacattatattttatttttttatacttattccACCAGCCAAAATTACTTGGAGGGGTTCTAATCAAGGTCCCCCGAGATAACGACCTAATCAGTAT comes from the Pieris brassicae chromosome 4, ilPieBrab1.1, whole genome shotgun sequence genome and includes:
- the LOC123708092 gene encoding traB domain-containing protein-like isoform X2; translated protein: MVFKRRNGRKKSKNNFVPVPQQDVKEFSSEETLAESNTDNEGTSSRQSLNESVQAQHGSINTESPDFKEEGLPNTVTVLDAPNGGKVYLVGTAHFSIQSQEDVSRVIQEVSPHIVMVELCEQRTSILLLDEEVILREAKNINIKKIRATMAQNGVFNGLMYILLLNMSAHITRELGMAPGGEFRRAMAEAKKIQNCIVQLGDRAIDITLHRAIASLSWGQTFRFIWHLLTYNQSISLEEVEKCKQKKMLEDMLEEMSDEFPALKRVFVVERDMYLCHSLQVAALQIRREPCRVVGVVGIGHMAGIVEHWGKITSEDIAPLLVIPPPSLSTRILRVSVRAACVGALIYAGYKLIPRRWLP
- the LOC123708091 gene encoding probable tRNA N6-adenosine threonylcarbamoyltransferase, mitochondrial, with protein sequence MYSKTILCHGFNRIKPTSFNPMHISSYRYANNNFIVLGIETSCDDTGTAIIDQKGNLFAETLLSQNVIHLRYGGVNPLIARDLHRDNIERAVNETVFKAKLHFQDIDAIAVTVKPGLLFSLQIGVKYAKYLSKIYHKPLIPIHHMEAHALVARMYNNIDFPFLALLISGGHCLLTCVRGTDDFLLLGDTLDNAPGEVLDKVARRMKLRNIPDYSQLPGGRSVELAAENAKTLELFEFPLPLHKQRDCNFSFSGLKDAFSRHLYKKESEHNIKGDEIIPEVNELCASFQYAIAKHIVHRAERALKFCISRNYIPENNGTLVVSGGVASNDFIFKCLQCMGYAMKCNVFRPPPKLCTDNGIMIAWNGIEKINSGYSFTDMELIDIDPIAPLGLNVKDEVRYDDIHVKSTRLKNMFITP
- the LOC123708092 gene encoding traB domain-containing protein-like isoform X1, whose product is MEPTSERDLLINQPQKGVGVKCDIVNECQMFLKAEEGGGDAHSIMHDPASATDKSKNNFVPVPQQDVKEFSSEETLAESNTDNEGTSSRQSLNESVQAQHGSINTESPDFKEEGLPNTVTVLDAPNGGKVYLVGTAHFSIQSQEDVSRVIQEVSPHIVMVELCEQRTSILLLDEEVILREAKNINIKKIRATMAQNGVFNGLMYILLLNMSAHITRELGMAPGGEFRRAMAEAKKIQNCIVQLGDRAIDITLHRAIASLSWGQTFRFIWHLLTYNQSISLEEVEKCKQKKMLEDMLEEMSDEFPALKRVFVVERDMYLCHSLQVAALQIRREPCRVVGVVGIGHMAGIVEHWGKITSEDIAPLLVIPPPSLSTRILRVSVRAACVGALIYAGYKLIPRRWLP
- the LOC123708094 gene encoding protein stunted-like isoform X2, with amino-acid sequence MSAWRQAGLNYINYSNIAANILRRSLKPQLKTEAMRRDESHVRITPWANGKPAHEKD
- the LOC123708094 gene encoding protein stunted-like isoform X1, translating into MSAWRQAGLNYINYSNIAANILRRSLKPQLKTEAMRRDESHVRITPWANGKPAHLQNAAPK